From Rhodovastum atsumiense, a single genomic window includes:
- a CDS encoding AraC family ligand binding domain-containing protein yields MAYMATNKSKYCYTIEDIPLVPLTKESSTRFVAAGPALLSFITNPAGCVFPMHKHEAVQILIILEGTEEHVCGDDTFLMQAGDVCVHPSNVMHGGRTTTGFRGIDIFVPPREDYLQLMAKHGLPIVGPQ; encoded by the coding sequence ATGGCTTACATGGCCACCAACAAGTCCAAGTACTGCTACACCATCGAGGACATCCCGCTGGTGCCGCTGACCAAGGAATCCAGCACCCGCTTCGTCGCCGCCGGCCCGGCGCTGCTCAGCTTCATCACCAACCCCGCCGGCTGCGTCTTCCCGATGCACAAGCACGAGGCGGTGCAGATCCTGATCATCCTGGAAGGCACCGAGGAACATGTCTGCGGCGACGATACGTTCCTGATGCAGGCCGGCGACGTCTGCGTGCATCCCTCCAATGTCATGCATGGCGGGCGCACCACCACGGGCTTCCGCGGCATCGACATCTTCGTGCCGCCGCGCGAGGATTACCTGCAGTTGATGGCCAAGCACGGACTGCCGATCGTCGGTCCGCAATGA
- a CDS encoding GntR family transcriptional regulator: MSEAPPPKRRGPRSALAAGAEGAEPIRGRTAATEVYRVLRGEIMSMARKPGEPINDREIEAALGVSRTPIREAILRLAGENLVEVLPQSGTFVARIPLATLPEAIVIRRALEELTVRAAAEHATESQVAGLQASLARQREHAAADDPVGFYAADEAFHAAIAAAAGYPTTWKLVQQVKVQVDRYCHLSLPQPGRMARLLKEHTAIVNAIRAHDPLQAVAALDAHLNNLLAGLVLAPDFDRGYFIGDPSAVGPAARAAVGAGRGTGRRRAATPA, from the coding sequence GTGAGCGAGGCGCCTCCGCCGAAGCGGCGTGGTCCGCGGTCGGCGCTGGCGGCCGGGGCGGAGGGGGCGGAGCCGATCCGTGGCCGCACCGCCGCTACCGAGGTCTATCGCGTGCTGCGCGGTGAGATCATGTCGATGGCCCGCAAGCCGGGCGAGCCGATCAACGACCGCGAGATCGAGGCGGCGCTGGGCGTCAGCCGCACCCCGATCCGCGAGGCCATCCTGCGCCTGGCCGGGGAGAACCTGGTGGAGGTGCTGCCGCAATCGGGCACCTTCGTTGCCCGCATCCCGCTCGCGACGCTGCCCGAGGCGATCGTGATCCGCCGGGCGCTCGAGGAACTGACGGTGCGGGCGGCCGCCGAGCACGCGACCGAGAGCCAGGTCGCCGGCCTGCAGGCCAGTCTGGCGCGCCAGCGCGAGCATGCGGCGGCCGATGACCCGGTCGGGTTCTACGCTGCCGACGAGGCGTTCCATGCCGCCATCGCCGCGGCGGCGGGCTATCCCACCACCTGGAAGCTGGTGCAGCAGGTGAAGGTGCAGGTGGACCGCTATTGCCATCTGAGCCTGCCCCAGCCCGGCCGCATGGCGCGGCTGCTGAAGGAGCACACGGCGATCGTCAATGCCATCCGCGCGCATGACCCGCTTCAAGCGGTGGCGGCGCTGGATGCGCATCTGAACAACCTGCTCGCGGGGCTGGTGCTGGCGCCGGATTTCGACCGTGGTTATTTCATCGGCGATCCATCCGCGGTCGGGCCGGCCGCGCGCGCGGCAGTCGGCGCAGGCAGGGGAACGGGCAGGCGTAGGGCGGCCACTCCGGCCTGA
- a CDS encoding iron-containing alcohol dehydrogenase family protein, translated as MPASNWDFHLPTRVRFGWGRAAEAAEALRAQGATRVFVMAGRSYLKHQGGAEALAARLAPAAVTLFAETEENPSIATVDTAARLCAQSGAQAVLAIGGGSVLDAAKVVALLQKNEGSVRDYLDGVRKITAKGLFTVAVPTTSGTGSEVTPFSVITNPEKQSKPAIACPENFPDLAIVDPELTLTMPQPVAASTGLDALTQVIEGFWSTRATDISRALAFRAIVTIWRNLERACQDKDHDAVAAMASASCIGGVQMAMVGNTAIHPLSYPITLDHGVRHGFACALFLPAFLRFNAPVLDSAFADLLGVLGFSRAEAFADALEALMQRLGAPTRLGAVGVTEAMLPAIAARGIGRSTPANPRPVEAAEIVTICRGIL; from the coding sequence GTGCCTGCATCGAACTGGGATTTCCACCTGCCAACCCGTGTCCGCTTCGGCTGGGGGCGTGCCGCCGAGGCAGCCGAGGCGCTCAGGGCGCAGGGCGCCACGCGCGTCTTCGTCATGGCGGGCAGGAGCTACCTGAAGCACCAGGGCGGCGCCGAGGCACTGGCGGCCCGGCTCGCCCCGGCCGCCGTGACGCTGTTCGCCGAGACCGAGGAAAACCCCTCGATCGCCACTGTCGACACCGCGGCCCGGCTCTGCGCCCAATCGGGGGCGCAGGCGGTGCTGGCGATCGGCGGCGGCAGCGTGCTGGACGCGGCCAAGGTGGTCGCGTTGCTGCAGAAGAACGAAGGGTCGGTGCGCGACTATCTCGACGGCGTGCGCAAGATCACGGCGAAGGGATTGTTCACCGTCGCGGTGCCGACCACCTCGGGCACGGGCAGTGAAGTGACGCCGTTCTCCGTCATCACCAACCCCGAGAAGCAGTCCAAGCCCGCCATCGCCTGCCCGGAAAACTTCCCCGACCTCGCCATCGTCGATCCGGAACTGACGCTGACCATGCCGCAGCCGGTCGCGGCCTCCACCGGGCTCGACGCACTGACCCAGGTGATCGAGGGCTTCTGGTCGACCCGCGCCACCGACATCTCCCGCGCCCTGGCCTTCCGCGCCATCGTCACCATCTGGCGCAACCTCGAGCGCGCCTGCCAGGACAAGGATCACGACGCCGTCGCCGCCATGGCCTCGGCAAGCTGCATCGGCGGCGTGCAGATGGCGATGGTGGGCAATACCGCGATCCATCCGCTGTCCTACCCGATCACCCTCGACCACGGCGTGCGGCACGGCTTCGCCTGCGCCCTGTTCCTGCCGGCCTTCCTGCGCTTCAACGCCCCCGTGCTCGACAGTGCCTTTGCCGACCTGCTCGGGGTGCTGGGGTTCAGCCGGGCGGAAGCCTTTGCCGATGCGTTGGAAGCGCTGATGCAGCGGCTCGGGGCGCCGACACGGCTCGGCGCCGTGGGGGTCACGGAGGCCATGCTGCCGGCCATTGCCGCCCGCGGCATCGGGCGTTCGACCCCGGCCAATCCCCGGCCGGTCGAGGCGGCGGAGATCGTGACGATCTGCCGGGGGATCCTGTAA